GAGATGGTACCACCGTCCGTGCGGCCGGAGGGCCGTCGGGACAGCGTGTTGCCTGCACCGGACTTGGCAAGGCGGGCGCAAACAGCGGCAAAGGATCCGATCAGCACGCCGGCGACGACTGCGCCAACTTCACCTTCAGCTTCATCCCCAGCTTCACCTCCAACTTTCGCTACCTCAGCTCCTGTATCGAAACAGGAAAAGGCGGCAGTGGGTTCCGTTCCAACACCCGTGAGCAGACCGGCAGACGTAGAAACGAAAGGCACGATAACCACGGCGCGTGCCGAGAGCCCAAAGAACGTCACCGTGGAGCGCGTCTCTGCCAGCGTACCGAGGATGCCTGAATTGCCCGGCAGTAAACCTCTCAGCAAACCGATAGAGCGGTTTTCGCAGCCGATGGCGAACGCGATGCGGGAGATCCAGACCTTCTGGCAGAAACATATTGCGGTCAACAAGACTCCGGCGGCCGCTCCGGTTCCGGTCAAGGCACAGCCTCGTGCGGTTGCGGCACCTGCGCCGGTACCTTCGCAACCCGAGAAGGGTACCGTACCAACCCTGCAATCTGTACGCGCCGCACCACTTGAGGCAAAGCCTACGCGCGCCGCCACACGGGCGGCACAGCCCATACGTGTTGCAGCACCAACGACACCGGCGGAGAAGATCGCAGCGACACCTATGCAGCCCGTCCGTGGCACAGCCCCTGCGGCACCCGTCATACACGCCGTCCCGGCAGCGCAGCCGATGCAGGCAGCGGGGCAGCCGGCACCGGTGGCGCAGCCCGTGCAGGTGGCAAAGCCGGTTCAGCCCATTATCATGCCCAGCAAGCCTATGGAGGAGGCCACAACGCCGGTGCAGGGCAAAAAGAGCGCGACGAAGACTTCACCGCGAACGACGGTACAAAGCGCACCGGCAAAGACGGATCCCATTCAATCGGAACGGCTCGGCGGGACTGAGACCCCTTCTCGGAAGGATGACCGATTGAATGATGGGGAAACGTTGCGGCCAGCCGCCGACGTGATGCCGCGCTCCTTTTGGGGAGTGAAGGTGCACAAGGAAGCCCATCCGCTACACGTGGAGGACGTGTCGCGGGCTCCGGCAACCGATACTGTGCAACAAGGGGCCGTTAAGGCCGTGGAAGGGCACGGAACGCGCGCTGACACGCGGAGCGGCGAGCCGGCAACGGCTTCAGATATGGTCAGGCGGGAGCAGCACACCGATGCCAAGGCGGACAACGGCTTCTCCTCCCATACGCCGGATCAATCCCAGAAGCAGACCCAATCTCCTGAGCCGGTTCGCGCCGTAAGCGAGAAACCGGCAGACGTACCGCATGTGAAGACGGACGAGCCGTCGCAGAGCACACCGCAGGCCGTAACTCCGGGCAAGGAATTCGCGCGGGAAGTCGCCGGGGATGCCGCCGTCAGTTCACCGCTGCCGCGTGCGGTGTTCACCCTTGAGCAGATCAAGGACTTGCAGGCGATGGTGAGTAAGAGTCTGCAAGGGACGCGCACCACGCTGGATGGATCGAAGGAAGCGGTGTTCAAGTGGAATCACGAAGCTTTAGGGCCGCTCGCCTTCCGGATCAGCGCCAAAAACTCCGACGTGGAAATCCGCATTCAGTCCGGGCGAAAGGACGTGGCGGACGCGCTGGAGGAGGGACGTCCGGCAATGGAGCGGATCTTTGCCGATCTGGGCCTGAAGATGGAGCGGTTTGAAGTCAAGGTCCGTGGCGAGGCGATGAGCCATGAGCCGACCACGCAGACGCAAGAGCGCGAGCATTCCCAGCACGGACGTAAGGCGAATTCCGAAGCGGCTACGGGTACGAACATGGATATGGAACTGGAGACCGAGGAGGAGGCCCCGCAGCGGGCACCGGCTTTGGCCGACAGGGAATGGGTTGCCTAAGGCAAGTTTTTCCGCGAGGGGCAAGGCAATTGCCCCTTGTTTTTTAGGTGGTAGAACTTAAAGTGAATGTTTAGGGAAGGTTAACGGGTGGCTTTCGACTGGCCCGGACTTTGCCCAAGTCTAAGTGCCATGAATCAGAAGAGCTTTACCCCCAAACTGATCTGCAAGTGCGGATCGCAGGATTTCGAAACCGTTTTCAGCGGTCGGAATCTGAATGGCCGGCATGAGCACCGCCTTGCGTGTCGCCGTTGCCGAATCGTTGTTCCGGTGGAAAAGACCACCTACGCACTTTATCGTTACTTGAACAGCCACCAGGCGTCCGTTCCGTTTCTTAAACTGTTTGACCTGGGTTAATCGCCATGCCCGTTGATTCTGTCACTTCCGGCTCTGCAACGCCGCCCGCGGATATGATCGGCTCCCGATCCGAGACCATGGGGCAGGCGGATTTTCTGCAGATGCTTACTGCGCAACTCAAGGCACAGGATCCGATGAATCCGTTGCAGGGACAGGAATTTGCCAGCCAGCTCGCGCAGTTCAGCTCCTTGCAGGAACTGCAGAAGATGGGGCAGACGGCGGACCAGACGCTGCAAGCGAATATTCTGCTGGCTCAGACCTTCAACAACACCATGGCGTCGTCGCTGATCGGCAAGACGGTGCGCGCGGACCTGGACCAGGTTGCGCTGGGCGCGTCGGGCAGCGCAGGACTGAGCTATACGCTGCCCAGTCCGGCCACCGAGATTAAGATTGAGATCAAGGACAGTGACGGAAAAACGGTGCGGACACTGAACGTCAATCCCCAAGCTGCGGGCGACCATACGGTGGAATGGGACGGCGTGGACAGCAACGGCCACCGCGTGTCGGCAGGCAATTACACCTACACCATCAGCGCCAAGGGCGCGGACGGCGCCGACGTAAAGGCATCGACCTTCGTGGAAGGCCGGGTGTCGTCGGTGCGCTATGAAAACGGCAACGCCGTGTTGACCGTGGGCGGAATGACCGTGATGCTGGGCCAGGTGATTTCGATCAGCGAATCCGGCAGCGATAACGCGTCGAAGAGAGGATAGCGATGATCGACGCGATCAAACGGCTGCCGCCGCTGCCGGGAGCGCAGGGAATCGATCCGGCGCGGCGGACTCCCGCTCCGGGCGTCTCCGAGACCAGGCAAGGGCCGGAGTTCGGCGATATTTTCCGCGACAAACTGGCCACGGGCGAGCCGCTGACGTTTTCGGCTCACGCACAGTCGCGGTTGATGACACGGAGTATTCACCTCACCGCGCCGCAGATGGAGCGTCTGCAGCACGGCGTCAATCAGGCGGCGCAAAAAGGGGCGCGCGAGTCCCTGGTCGTCATGGACAATCTCGCGTTTATCGTCAGCGTGCCCAACCGGACGGTCGTTACCGCCGTGGATGGGGCCGCCACCAACGGAAATGTTTTTACGCAGATAGACAGCGCAGTCATCGTTTAACTAAACGGGCCGGACCTCGTGTAGGAGGCCCAAAGCGGGTGGATCGACTGAAGCCCGCGGAGGAAATTGCATTATGATGCCATCTTTGTTCAGTGCCGTCTCGGGTCTCTCGAATCACCAGACCCTGATGGACGTTATCGGCGACAACATCGCCAACGTCAACACCATCGGTTTCAAGGGCAGCCGCGTATCGTTTGCCACCGGTTTTTCCCAGTTGCTGCAGGGCGCGGATGCACCGTCCGACAATCGTGGCGGCAAGAACGGAATTGAAGTCGGTCTGGGTATGCGCATCGGATCCATCGACCGCATGTTCAAGCAGGGCAATTTCGAAAACACCGGAAACCGGACGGACCTGGCGATTCAGGGCGACGGCTTCTTTGTGGTGGGCGATGGCAGCTCCAAGTTTTACACACGCGCCGGCGGTTTTCAGGTAGATGCCAACGGCGATCTGCTGGCCTCGGGCGGCCGGTATCACGTGCTGGGCAAACTGGCCGACAAGAATGGCGTGATGGTCAACTCCTCGACCGTCGAACCGCTGAAACTGCCGTTCGGCGAGAAGGACCCGGCCCGCGCGACAACGTCGATCAAATACTTCTGTAACCTCGACGCCAAGGCCTCGACGAAGCGGACCTTTAATGCCTCCATCGCGTTCGCGGAAGACGGCGTTCCGGCGACGGCGGCATCGGCGCTCAATAATCTCGATCAGGTGACCGCTCCGCTGGATGACGGCGACGTCATCACGATTACCGGCACCAACCGCACGGGTACGGCGGTAAGTGTGACCTTCACCTATGGCGCGACCAACGACGGCGTGACGCTGGGCGACGTGATGAACCGGATCAATTCCGTGGCCGGTTATGACAGCTCCGCGCAGACCGGCGCCACCGTAAGCCTTGACGCC
The sequence above is a segment of the bacterium genome. Coding sequences within it:
- a CDS encoding FlgD immunoglobulin-like domain containing protein — protein: MPVDSVTSGSATPPADMIGSRSETMGQADFLQMLTAQLKAQDPMNPLQGQEFASQLAQFSSLQELQKMGQTADQTLQANILLAQTFNNTMASSLIGKTVRADLDQVALGASGSAGLSYTLPSPATEIKIEIKDSDGKTVRTLNVNPQAAGDHTVEWDGVDSNGHRVSAGNYTYTISAKGADGADVKASTFVEGRVSSVRYENGNAVLTVGGMTVMLGQVISISESGSDNASKRG
- a CDS encoding TIGR02530 family flagellar biosynthesis protein, which codes for MIDAIKRLPPLPGAQGIDPARRTPAPGVSETRQGPEFGDIFRDKLATGEPLTFSAHAQSRLMTRSIHLTAPQMERLQHGVNQAAQKGARESLVVMDNLAFIVSVPNRTVVTAVDGAATNGNVFTQIDSAVIV
- a CDS encoding flagellar hook-length control protein FliK codes for the protein MQPVRGTAPAAPVIHAVPAAQPMQAAGQPAPVAQPVQVAKPVQPIIMPSKPMEEATTPVQGKKSATKTSPRTTVQSAPAKTDPIQSERLGGTETPSRKDDRLNDGETLRPAADVMPRSFWGVKVHKEAHPLHVEDVSRAPATDTVQQGAVKAVEGHGTRADTRSGEPATASDMVRREQHTDAKADNGFSSHTPDQSQKQTQSPEPVRAVSEKPADVPHVKTDEPSQSTPQAVTPGKEFAREVAGDAAVSSPLPRAVFTLEQIKDLQAMVSKSLQGTRTTLDGSKEAVFKWNHEALGPLAFRISAKNSDVEIRIQSGRKDVADALEEGRPAMERIFADLGLKMERFEVKVRGEAMSHEPTTQTQEREHSQHGRKANSEAATGTNMDMELETEEEAPQRAPALADREWVA